From Paenibacillus polymyxa, the proteins below share one genomic window:
- the proS gene encoding proline--tRNA ligase: MSNDKQFVEEITPQSEDFSRWYIDVIKKAELMDYSPVRGCIVFRPDGFEIWEHIKEAMDVRFRETGHRNAYFPMFIPESFFQKEKEHVEGFNPELPWVTEAGGEKLEERLAIRPTSETMIGHMYSKWIQSYRDLPVLINQWANVVRWEKRTLPFLRTSEFLWQEGHTAHETEEEAREETMKMLEVYREVIEEVLAIPVITGQKTPSEKFAGAKDTFSLEAMMKDGRAVQAGTSHYMGTNFAVAFDIKYLSRENNLEFAHTTSWGTSTRLIGALIMVHGDDRGLALPPKVAPTQVIMVPIGPPKKRDAVIARADELFAELKQAGVRVKMDDRSDVSPGWKFNEYEMRGVPVRLEIGPRDMENGVCVLVSRISGEKKIVQQDNLLEEVHAMLAQVQQEMFDRAKNFMEENFYSVDTLDEMRTLMEEKRGFTLAGWCGSEECEDKVKEVTGATSRNIPFKTTEQKTTCLCCGKPAKHTVVFARAY, translated from the coding sequence ATGTCGAACGATAAACAGTTTGTCGAGGAAATCACGCCGCAGAGCGAAGATTTTTCCCGATGGTATATTGATGTTATTAAAAAAGCAGAACTGATGGATTACTCGCCAGTTCGCGGGTGTATTGTATTCCGTCCCGATGGTTTTGAGATTTGGGAGCACATTAAGGAAGCTATGGATGTGCGTTTCAGAGAAACGGGACATCGCAATGCTTATTTTCCAATGTTTATCCCAGAAAGCTTTTTCCAAAAAGAAAAAGAGCATGTGGAAGGATTTAATCCTGAATTGCCATGGGTGACTGAGGCTGGTGGGGAAAAGCTGGAAGAGCGTCTTGCAATCCGTCCAACTTCGGAAACCATGATCGGTCATATGTACTCGAAATGGATTCAATCCTATCGTGACCTGCCTGTGCTAATTAACCAATGGGCTAATGTGGTGCGTTGGGAAAAACGTACGTTGCCTTTCTTGCGCACAAGTGAATTTTTGTGGCAAGAAGGTCACACAGCACATGAAACAGAAGAAGAAGCACGTGAAGAAACGATGAAAATGCTGGAAGTTTATCGTGAGGTCATCGAGGAAGTTCTAGCTATTCCGGTTATTACTGGACAGAAAACACCTTCTGAAAAGTTTGCAGGTGCGAAGGATACATTTTCACTGGAAGCGATGATGAAAGATGGACGAGCGGTACAAGCTGGAACGTCCCACTACATGGGAACTAACTTTGCCGTTGCGTTTGACATTAAATATTTGAGTCGCGAAAACAACCTGGAATTCGCGCATACGACTTCATGGGGAACAAGTACACGTTTGATCGGTGCATTGATTATGGTCCATGGAGATGACCGTGGTCTTGCACTGCCTCCTAAGGTGGCACCTACGCAGGTTATTATGGTTCCTATTGGACCACCTAAGAAACGTGATGCAGTTATCGCTCGTGCAGATGAATTGTTTGCCGAGTTGAAACAAGCGGGTGTCCGTGTTAAAATGGACGACCGCAGCGATGTAAGTCCAGGCTGGAAGTTTAATGAATATGAAATGCGCGGTGTACCGGTTCGTCTGGAAATCGGCCCTCGTGATATGGAAAACGGTGTCTGTGTGCTCGTATCCCGTATCAGCGGCGAGAAAAAGATTGTCCAACAGGACAATCTGCTTGAAGAAGTACACGCGATGCTCGCACAGGTACAACAAGAGATGTTTGACCGTGCAAAGAACTTCATGGAAGAAAACTTCTATTCCGTCGATACATTGGATGAGATGAGGACTCTCATGGAAGAGAAACGTGGCTTTACTTTGGCTGGTTGGTGCGGATCTGAAGAATGTGAAGACAAAGTTAAAGAAGTGACAGGCGCTACAAGCCGTAACATACCGTTTAAAACAACCGAGCAAAAGACAACATGTTTGTGCTGTGGCAAACCAGCCAAGCATACAGTAGTGTTCGCACGGGCGTACTAA
- the rseP gene encoding RIP metalloprotease RseP — protein METIQIVLMTVLMFFVIVTVHEWGHYYFAKRAGILVREFAIGFGPKLFSYKRNETRFTLRLLPFGGFARMAGEDPEVNEIETGQTIAVRVTDGVVKTIYLDQLDNRKNVVRGEVLEIDLEQALTVKLDVDGEDQQYTVHPQAMMVTKGQSIQIAPKDRQYGSKTVGQRAMAIFAGPLMNFILAFILFGLHIQMVGIQVDNPTYVQISEITAGMPAAEADLHKGDIIESVNGVAIGANVENMIKLIADSQDKPMKWTVRRDDKTFDLTITPRAMEGQKGGKVGIVPELPKRQAGVGETFKFAGQSMVRTTDIIFQGFSQLIQRFSINDLGGPVRTFEVTGQIAKQGIEQLTYWTAIMSLYLGIFNLLPIPALDGSRLVFLGVEAVRGRPVDPSREGMVHFVGFAMLFLLMIAVTYNDILRLING, from the coding sequence TTGGAAACGATTCAAATAGTGTTGATGACGGTGCTCATGTTTTTCGTCATAGTGACGGTGCATGAATGGGGGCATTATTATTTTGCCAAACGCGCCGGGATTCTGGTACGGGAGTTTGCGATCGGTTTCGGTCCGAAACTGTTCTCTTATAAAAGAAACGAGACACGATTTACGCTACGGTTGCTGCCGTTCGGTGGTTTTGCACGTATGGCGGGAGAAGATCCGGAGGTCAATGAAATTGAAACCGGACAAACGATTGCTGTGCGCGTGACAGATGGCGTCGTTAAGACCATCTATTTGGACCAACTGGATAACCGCAAGAATGTAGTGCGCGGTGAAGTGTTGGAGATTGATCTGGAACAAGCGTTAACTGTAAAATTGGATGTGGATGGCGAAGATCAGCAATACACTGTACACCCACAAGCGATGATGGTAACCAAAGGACAATCCATTCAAATTGCACCGAAGGATCGACAGTATGGGAGTAAAACAGTAGGACAGCGTGCGATGGCTATATTTGCTGGACCCCTGATGAATTTTATTCTTGCCTTTATTCTGTTTGGTTTGCACATCCAGATGGTCGGCATACAAGTGGACAACCCGACGTATGTCCAAATTAGTGAAATTACAGCAGGTATGCCAGCTGCTGAAGCTGATTTGCATAAGGGAGATATCATCGAATCGGTGAACGGAGTTGCAATTGGTGCGAATGTTGAAAACATGATCAAACTGATTGCGGATTCTCAAGACAAGCCGATGAAGTGGACAGTTCGCCGTGATGATAAAACCTTTGATCTTACGATAACACCTCGTGCAATGGAAGGACAAAAGGGTGGCAAGGTGGGCATTGTGCCTGAACTTCCAAAACGCCAAGCTGGTGTAGGGGAAACATTCAAATTTGCGGGACAATCTATGGTCAGAACGACAGATATTATTTTTCAAGGATTTAGCCAGCTTATCCAACGCTTTTCTATCAATGACCTGGGAGGCCCCGTACGTACTTTTGAAGTGACGGGACAAATAGCTAAGCAAGGCATTGAGCAGTTGACATATTGGACTGCGATCATGAGTCTTTATCTGGGGATATTCAATCTACTACCTATTCCGGCGTTGGATGGAAGTAGACTTGTTTTCCTTGGTGTTGAGGCGGTAAGAGGACGTCCTGTTGATCCGAGCAGGGAGGGAATGGTCCATTTCGTTGGTTTTGCTATGCTATTCCTGCTAATGATTGCGGTCACGTATAACGATATTTTACGCTTAATTAATGGTTAA
- a CDS encoding 1-deoxy-D-xylulose-5-phosphate reductoisomerase, translating into MKRITVLGSTGSIGTQTLDVVSMHPDQFTVEALAGGSNIKLLAEQARLYHPKKVSVGTQQLADEIRPLLPSGIELHWGNEGLVELAANTEADMVVTAVMGSVGLHSTLAAIEAGKQIGLANKETLVTAGHLVTARARAKGVPLLPIDSEHSAIFQCLNGERMKDVAHITLTASGGSFRDLTREQLREVTVEDALKHPNWSMGAKITIDSATMVNKGLEVIEAHWLFGLSYEQIHVLLHPESIIHSYVEFQDTSIVAQLGNPDMRVPIQYALTYPERMKSPAKPLSLAEVGKLHFKEMDLNRFPCLRLAFECGKMGGTAPTAFNAANEIAVARFLRGEISFLHIEAIIEQVLEQHVNMADPDLSAIETCDRETRSIASKL; encoded by the coding sequence ATGAAAAGAATTACGGTACTTGGTTCAACCGGATCTATTGGAACTCAAACGTTGGATGTGGTGTCCATGCACCCAGATCAGTTCACTGTTGAGGCTTTAGCAGGTGGCTCCAATATAAAGTTGCTTGCTGAGCAAGCGCGTCTCTATCATCCCAAAAAAGTGTCTGTCGGTACTCAGCAGTTAGCGGATGAAATTCGTCCTTTACTGCCTTCTGGAATCGAACTACACTGGGGAAATGAAGGACTCGTTGAGCTGGCCGCGAACACAGAGGCGGATATGGTTGTGACAGCTGTAATGGGCAGTGTCGGATTGCACTCCACGCTGGCCGCGATTGAGGCTGGAAAACAGATCGGTTTGGCCAATAAGGAAACACTGGTTACGGCTGGTCATCTGGTCACAGCGCGGGCTCGGGCGAAAGGAGTGCCGTTGCTGCCGATTGACAGTGAGCATTCAGCTATTTTCCAATGCTTGAATGGTGAGCGTATGAAAGATGTGGCACATATTACCCTCACAGCATCAGGCGGTTCTTTTCGAGATTTGACAAGAGAACAGCTGCGTGAAGTTACCGTGGAAGATGCACTTAAGCATCCTAATTGGTCAATGGGGGCCAAAATTACAATTGATTCAGCAACGATGGTAAACAAAGGGCTGGAAGTCATCGAGGCACATTGGTTGTTCGGGCTTAGCTATGAGCAGATCCATGTGCTGCTTCATCCGGAAAGCATTATTCACTCCTACGTCGAGTTTCAAGATACAAGCATTGTTGCTCAACTTGGGAACCCTGACATGAGAGTACCCATTCAATATGCATTAACTTATCCTGAGCGGATGAAGTCTCCGGCAAAGCCTCTGTCATTGGCTGAAGTGGGCAAACTCCACTTTAAGGAAATGGATTTAAATCGTTTTCCTTGTTTAAGGCTTGCCTTCGAATGTGGTAAAATGGGTGGTACAGCACCGACCGCTTTTAATGCTGCTAATGAGATTGCTGTTGCTCGTTTCTTACGTGGAGAAATTTCTTTTCTGCATATTGAAGCGATTATTGAACAGGTGCTAGAACAGCATGTCAATATGGCTGATCCTGATTTGTCTGCGATTGAAACTTGTGACCGCGAGACTCGTAGTATAGCTTCGAAGTTGTAG
- a CDS encoding phosphatidate cytidylyltransferase — MRQRLITGILAGIFFLAMVLWGGLAYHLLILVMALIGFYEFARMTQVSPFGGTAILGYVSILAFVFPYQPLGLHSPLPFASLLWLVMVVFMMITVGTKNKIPIQTVAILFLGTVYIGFGFSYIAESRHMEHGLLWTFLLLSCIWASDAGAYFVGKMAGKTKLWPAISPNKTVEGSIGGVVLALVIALVFAGLSGGLLPWGKAFGIGLSCAVVGQLGDLVQSAYKRVYGIKDSGNLLPGHGGILDRCDSWIVVFPFVHMLMLLP, encoded by the coding sequence TTGAGACAGAGATTAATTACCGGTATTCTGGCAGGCATATTCTTTTTGGCAATGGTCCTGTGGGGCGGCTTGGCCTACCATTTGCTTATATTGGTGATGGCCCTAATCGGATTTTATGAGTTCGCTCGAATGACGCAGGTATCTCCTTTTGGAGGTACAGCAATACTTGGCTACGTAAGCATATTAGCATTTGTATTCCCATATCAACCTTTGGGTTTGCATTCACCGCTACCCTTTGCCAGTTTGCTCTGGTTGGTAATGGTAGTGTTTATGATGATCACAGTAGGAACGAAAAATAAAATCCCGATTCAAACGGTAGCTATACTATTTCTTGGTACTGTATATATAGGATTTGGATTTTCGTATATTGCGGAATCACGTCATATGGAACATGGACTGTTATGGACTTTTTTGTTGTTGTCTTGTATTTGGGCAAGTGATGCAGGGGCATATTTTGTAGGCAAAATGGCAGGGAAGACGAAGCTATGGCCTGCGATTAGTCCAAATAAAACGGTCGAAGGGTCCATTGGCGGAGTTGTTTTAGCGCTGGTTATAGCTCTGGTATTCGCTGGTTTGTCAGGTGGACTGTTACCCTGGGGTAAAGCCTTCGGCATCGGTTTGTCATGTGCTGTTGTGGGACAACTGGGCGATTTGGTACAATCTGCATACAAACGAGTGTACGGCATCAAAGATTCTGGTAATCTGCTGCCAGGGCACGGTGGTATACTAGACCGCTGCGACAGCTGGATTGTCGTTTTTCCATTTGTACATATGCTGATGCTGCTTCCATAA
- a CDS encoding isoprenyl transferase, whose product MIKRVRSWWNGEQKQQTPAISKDNIPQHVAVIMDGNGRWAKRIGMPRIVGHQNGMKAVKRTAIAADELGIKYLTLFAFSTENWTRPKDEVDFLMKLPQEFLAIELDELVEKNVQVRMMGNKEHLPSHTVEALTEATRRTENNTGLVLNFALNYGSRLEITECMQALGRQIEDGKLKPEDITSELIGNTLLSTGMPDPDLLIRTSGELRLSNFMLWQLAYSELWFTDIYWPEFKKEHLYEAVIEYQKRSRRYGGLK is encoded by the coding sequence ATGATCAAACGGGTTCGGTCTTGGTGGAACGGGGAACAAAAACAGCAAACACCGGCCATTTCAAAAGACAATATTCCGCAGCATGTTGCTGTCATCATGGATGGGAACGGCAGATGGGCCAAACGGATTGGAATGCCGCGGATTGTAGGGCATCAAAATGGAATGAAGGCAGTGAAACGCACAGCAATTGCAGCGGATGAACTGGGTATTAAGTATTTAACTTTATTTGCTTTTTCAACTGAGAATTGGACGCGTCCAAAGGACGAAGTTGATTTTCTAATGAAACTGCCTCAAGAATTTTTGGCAATTGAGCTGGATGAGCTAGTTGAAAAAAATGTGCAAGTGCGTATGATGGGAAACAAGGAGCATTTACCTTCTCATACCGTTGAAGCGCTGACTGAAGCGACTCGACGTACCGAAAATAATACCGGACTTGTACTTAATTTTGCATTAAATTATGGCAGTCGGTTGGAGATCACAGAATGCATGCAAGCATTGGGCCGTCAAATTGAGGATGGAAAGCTGAAGCCGGAAGATATAACATCTGAGCTAATTGGCAACACGTTGCTTTCTACGGGTATGCCAGATCCTGATTTATTGATTCGAACAAGCGGGGAGCTTAGACTCAGTAATTTTATGCTTTGGCAGCTTGCTTATAGTGAACTGTGGTTTACTGATATTTATTGGCCCGAGTTTAAGAAAGAGCACTTATACGAAGCAGTGATCGAATATCAAAAAAGATCACGACGGTATGGCGGACTGAAGTAA
- the frr gene encoding ribosome recycling factor, producing the protein MPQSVKKSAEERMQKAIQALQRDLASLRAGRATPALLDRVQVEYYGAMTPVNQLANINTPDSRTLMIQPWDKSSLADIERAIQKSDLGLTPSNDGNTIRLSIPALTEERRTDLVKLTKKSGEEAKIAIRNIRRDANDDIKKMEKSDISEDESRKHQEDIQKTTDKFIAEVDKVLAAKEKEIMEV; encoded by the coding sequence ATGCCACAATCTGTGAAAAAGAGCGCTGAAGAGCGCATGCAAAAAGCAATCCAGGCATTGCAACGTGATCTTGCATCTTTGCGTGCAGGACGGGCAACACCAGCATTACTGGACCGTGTGCAGGTTGAATATTACGGCGCAATGACTCCAGTCAATCAGCTGGCGAATATCAATACACCTGACAGTCGGACCTTGATGATTCAGCCTTGGGACAAATCTTCTTTGGCTGATATCGAGCGTGCTATCCAAAAATCCGATTTAGGTTTGACGCCTTCGAATGATGGTAACACCATTCGTCTGAGTATTCCTGCTTTAACGGAGGAGCGCAGAACTGATTTGGTGAAGCTGACGAAAAAGAGCGGTGAAGAAGCAAAAATCGCTATTCGTAACATTCGTCGTGATGCAAATGATGATATCAAAAAAATGGAGAAAAGTGATATTTCCGAGGACGAATCTCGTAAGCATCAGGAAGATATCCAGAAGACGACTGACAAGTTTATCGCTGAAGTAGATAAAGTTTTAGCTGCAAAAGAAAAAGAAATTATGGAAGTTTAA
- the pyrH gene encoding UMP kinase codes for MEKPVFKRVVLKVSGESLSGPNGYGIDADTIASIAEQVKDVVELGVEVAIVCGGGNIWRGIAGSANGIDRATADYMGMLATVMNSLALQDALEQIEVPTRVQTSIAMQQIAEPYIRRRAIRHLEKGRVVIFAAGTGNPFFSTDTTAALRAAEIEAEVILMAKNKVDGVYSADPFKDSTAEKYEQLTYLDVLNKNLGVMDSTASSLCMDNNIPLIVFAITEQGNIKRVVLGEKIGTIVKGSVN; via the coding sequence TCGCTGTCAGGTCCTAACGGTTACGGTATTGATGCGGATACTATTGCGTCGATTGCTGAGCAAGTCAAGGACGTGGTGGAACTAGGAGTAGAAGTTGCTATTGTGTGCGGAGGCGGTAATATCTGGCGTGGTATTGCTGGAAGTGCCAATGGGATTGACCGGGCAACGGCAGATTACATGGGTATGCTCGCAACCGTGATGAACTCACTGGCTTTACAGGATGCTTTGGAACAAATTGAAGTGCCTACGCGTGTACAAACATCCATAGCGATGCAACAGATTGCAGAACCTTACATCCGCCGTAGAGCTATCCGTCATCTGGAAAAAGGTCGGGTCGTAATTTTTGCTGCAGGTACGGGTAATCCGTTCTTCTCGACTGATACTACAGCTGCTCTACGTGCCGCTGAGATCGAAGCAGAAGTGATTCTGATGGCTAAAAATAAAGTAGATGGTGTGTACTCCGCCGATCCGTTTAAAGATAGCACAGCTGAAAAATATGAGCAGCTTACGTATTTGGATGTGCTTAACAAAAATCTCGGTGTCATGGATTCTACAGCTTCCTCGCTGTGCATGGATAACAATATTCCGTTGATTGTCTTTGCTATTACAGAGCAAGGTAACATTAAACGTGTCGTACTGGGTGAAAAAATTGGTACGATCGTCAAAGGGAGTGTAAATTAA